CAACCCCAGCCGCCTGTTCGTTCTAAGCTTCTCATCCGCCCGCGCCGGCGATCCGGCGGCGATGGCGCTTATCGAGGATATACGCCGCCTGCGCAACCGCATTGTGAACCAGTATGGCTTCACCCTGCCGGTGTTTAACATCGATTTTTCACCGTACCAGCCAGACGATGAGTTCCGTTTTCTGGTCTACGAAGTGCCGAAAGTGATTGGCACTTTTACGCCCCATAAGCGGGCGCTGGACTATCGCCTGCTGGAGCAGGAAGAGATCGGCACCGAACTCAGCACCGAAACCTACCCTCAGGAAAAGGGCTGGGCGTGGCTGGAGGAGAACGATCCCCTGCTGGATAAGTTCCAGATGGAATCCTGGAGCTCACACCAGCTGCTGCTGGCCCGCATGGAGGAGGCTCTTTTTGCCAGCGGCCCGCGCTTTATCGGCCTGCAGGAAACACGGGCGATTATTTCGTGGCTAGAGATGGACCTCCCTGAGCTGGCGCAGGAATTCCAGCGCATCTTCCCGATCACCCGCCTGAGCGCCGTGCTGCAGCGGCTGGTGGCCGAGCGTATTTCCCTGCGTTCGGTGCGCAGCATCACCGAATCGCTGATTGTTCACGGCCAGCACGAGCGCGATGTTGGCCTGCTGGTCGATCAGGTCCGAATCGATATCAAAGAGCACATCTGCCACCAGTACAGCCACGACGGCGGCATACAGGTGTGGCTGCTGACGCCGGAAACCGAAGAGATCCTGCGCGACAGCCTGCGCCAGACGCAAAATGAAACCTTCTTCGCCCTTAGCCAGGACAAACACGCCCTGCTGCTGGAACAGCTGCGGGAAGTCTTCCCTCTGTTCCAGCGGCAAACCAGCGTGCTGCTCTCCGCCCAGGACTTACGCAGCCCGCTGCGCCTGCTTATCCAGGACGAATTCCATCACGTCCCGGTGCTCTCCTTCGCCGAGCTGCAGTTTAACCTGCCGGTCAACGTGCTGGGGCGTATTGATATTCACGAGAACGCGCTTGACGCCTTCACTGCCTAAAGGGTGCTGCCATGTATGAGCTGAGAGTATTAAACGGATTACATGAAGGCGCGGCGCTGCCGCTCAGCGGCGAACGCTGGCAGCTGGGCAACGCGGCGGACAGCGATTTGCAGCTCAATGATGGCGGCATTAAAGCCAGTCACGCCCTGCTCAGCCGCAGCGCCGAAGGCTGGATGCTGACGCCAATGGAGGGCACGGTTTGCCATCGTCACGGCGAACGGCTGAGCGAACAGCAGCTGTGGCAGCCTGGCGAGATCTTCGCGGTGGGTGGCGTCTGGCTGACGCTTGCCGCCGCCGACGAAGAGTGGGATAACCGCCCGCTCCCTCCGCCGTTGCCGGTAGCCACCAGCCAGAACGAGCCGGCTTCCGCGCCACGCGAGCCTATCGGCGGGACACAAAGCAAACCCGCGCCTGCCGCGCGCCGCTCGCTGCTGGCCAAAATTCTGCCGCGCTGGGCGCAAATCTTCACTCTGTCCAGCCTGATGCTGCTGACCTTTACCATCTTCAGTTGGGTGCTGCAGCCCGGTATTGCCCAGCAAAACAGCGATGAAGAGCCGCAAATCAAACCGGCTATCGCCAACAGCAACGACCTGCGCAGCCTGCTGGAACAGGATCTTCGTGAGCGCGAGCTTTACAACAAAGTTCAGCTCAACAGTACGCCGCAGGGCATCACGCTGACCGGCGAGCTGCAGGAAAACCAGCTGCCTATTGTCAGCCGTATGGTGGACAGCATTCGCAGCGATTATCAGCTGAAGGTCGCGCTCAACAACCAGACAAAAGTGCGCGAGGCCGTTCTGCCCTTCCATATCGTGCAAATTACCGCCGGGCCGCACGCCAACATCGTAACCGAGGACGGGCAGCGCCTGTTTGTCGGGGATGAGCGCAACGGCCTGCGCCTGACCGGCATTACCGCCGACAGCGTGCAGTTTGGCGGTAAGGAAAACATCGCGGTGAAATGGTAATGGTGCGCTATCAGAACGACCTCAACGACTGGTTTGCCGGGCGCCATCGCAGCCTTAGCCAGCTTTCCGCCGTCAGCGCCCACGGCCGCATCACCGGCATCAGCGGCATTCTGCTGGAAAGCAGTTTGCCTCAGGCGCGCATCGGCGACCTGTGCCTGATCTCACGCAGCGGCGACACCGAAGTCATGGCCGAAGTTGTTGGCTTTAACCCGCGCCACACTTTGCTTTCCGCCCTGGGGCCGCTTGACGGTATAGCCCAGGGGGCGCGCGTCACGCCGCTGTTTCAGCCCCACTCTATTAGCGTGTCCGATAGCCTGTTCGGCAGCGTGCTGGACGGCTTTGGCCGCGCCATTGACGAAGAAAGTCTCTCGGCGTTTGCTTTGGCCAGCGAAACGCCAGACGCCCGTGGCGTGCTCGGTGATGCTCCGCCTCCCACGGACAGGCCGCGCATTGATACTCCGCTGCCAACCGGCATACGTTCCATTGATGGCCTCCTGACGATTGGCGTAGGCCAGCGCGTTGGCGTTTTCGCGGGGGCCGGCTGCGGTAAAACAACCCTGCTTGCCGAGATGGCACGCAACACGCCGTGCGACGCCATCGTGTTCGGCCTGATCGGCGAACGTGGCCGTGAACTACGTGAGTTCCTTGACCACGAGCTGGATGCCGAGCTTCGCTCCCGCACCGTGCTGGTCTGCTCAACCTCCGACCGCAGCAGCATGGAGCGTGCCCGAGCGGCATTTACCGCCACGGCCATTGCTGAAGCCTTCCGCAACAAAGGCAAAAACGTTCTGCTGATTATCGACTCGCTGACGCGTTTTGCCCGCGCGCAGCGTGAAATCGGCCTGGCGCTCGGGGAACCTCCTGGCCGGGGCGGGCTGCCGCCGTCGGTTTATACCCTGCTGCCGGGACTGCTTGAACGCGCCGGAAAAACATCACGCGGCTCCATCACCGCCCTTTATTCGGTGCTGATTGAACAGGACTCAATGAACGATCCCGTTGCCGACGAAGTCCGCTCGCTGATTGACGGCCACATTGTCTTAACCCGTCGCCTGGCGGAGCGCGGCCACTATCCCGCGGTCGACGTGCTGGCCAGCCTGAGCCGCACCATGAGCAACGTGGTGCCAGCAGAACACATCGCCGAAGCCAGCACGCTGCGCCAGATGATGTCGGCCTATCAGCAGGTCGAAATGCTGATCCGCCTTGGCGAGTACCAGCCGGGCAACGACCCGATGACCGACGCTGCGGTGCAGTCACAATCGGCGATTAACGCGTTTTTGCGCCAGGCGAACCACGCGCCAGGCGACTTTACCGACACGCGTCGGCAGCTCCAGGAGGTGATTGCCTGTGCGCCGTCATATTGATGCCGAGACCCCGCTATCTCCTGACCCGCAGCGGGTCGCCCTGGAACAGGTTCTGACCACCCTGCTGCCCATCCGCCGCCGCCGACTACGCCAACGCGAACGTGAGCAGCGCCAGCATGAGCAGCAGCTTAAGCGCTGCCGGG
This region of Cedecea lapagei genomic DNA includes:
- a CDS encoding FHA domain-containing protein, with the translated sequence MYELRVLNGLHEGAALPLSGERWQLGNAADSDLQLNDGGIKASHALLSRSAEGWMLTPMEGTVCHRHGERLSEQQLWQPGEIFAVGGVWLTLAAADEEWDNRPLPPPLPVATSQNEPASAPREPIGGTQSKPAPAARRSLLAKILPRWAQIFTLSSLMLLTFTIFSWVLQPGIAQQNSDEEPQIKPAIANSNDLRSLLEQDLRERELYNKVQLNSTPQGITLTGELQENQLPIVSRMVDSIRSDYQLKVALNNQTKVREAVLPFHIVQITAGPHANIVTEDGQRLFVGDERNGLRLTGITADSVQFGGKENIAVKW
- the sctN gene encoding type III secretion system ATPase SctN, producing the protein MVMVRYQNDLNDWFAGRHRSLSQLSAVSAHGRITGISGILLESSLPQARIGDLCLISRSGDTEVMAEVVGFNPRHTLLSALGPLDGIAQGARVTPLFQPHSISVSDSLFGSVLDGFGRAIDEESLSAFALASETPDARGVLGDAPPPTDRPRIDTPLPTGIRSIDGLLTIGVGQRVGVFAGAGCGKTTLLAEMARNTPCDAIVFGLIGERGRELREFLDHELDAELRSRTVLVCSTSDRSSMERARAAFTATAIAEAFRNKGKNVLLIIDSLTRFARAQREIGLALGEPPGRGGLPPSVYTLLPGLLERAGKTSRGSITALYSVLIEQDSMNDPVADEVRSLIDGHIVLTRRLAERGHYPAVDVLASLSRTMSNVVPAEHIAEASTLRQMMSAYQQVEMLIRLGEYQPGNDPMTDAAVQSQSAINAFLRQANHAPGDFTDTRRQLQEVIACAPSY